The Pogona vitticeps strain Pit_001003342236 chromosome 7, PviZW2.1, whole genome shotgun sequence genome segment GCGTTGGACCCACAATGGGATGTGGTTTAAACTTTGGGGGAGGGTTCTTGTTGGCTAGTGAGCAATCTTGATGTCAATTTCAAGATATGGGAGGAAGGGCCTCCATCACAGACTAATGGGTTTGCATGTTTGCTTGCATGCTAACTCATGCGTTTGGAGGAGACTCCCTTTGGTCTCAGACCCTTTTTTCACCTTGGAAGAGGCTAGATCTCCAGGCAGGATCTCTGAACCTAGACACCCTCCCAGCCAGTGGGCTGAGGAAATaaaccttaattttttttactattttcttttcctttaagccCAAGGAGTGCCTCTTTTAGAAATGGACTTTTCAGtgagtaaaatacacaaaacccTTTTACATTTAAAGATCGCCTCCTGAGTCTTTATTTCCTAAAGTGCCAGGCTTTGGAGAGGGTGGATACCCAGAACAGTCAGGCAAAGAAGGGGACTTCAGCAGCTAATCCTCCCCTTAAGGAGCTGGCCTTCCAatgtgcattttactggaacttccagtaaaatgcactatgcaactaagatcatggccactggtcccatcacctccaggcaaatagaaggggaagatatggaggcagtgacagacttgcctttcctgggctccatgatcactgcagatggtgacagcagccacaaaattaaaagctgcctgtttcttgggaggaaagcgatgacaaacctcaacagcatctttaaaagcaaagatctcaccttgccaacaaagtgagagctggaccataaagaaggccgaccgccgaagaatgggtgcttttgaactgtggtgctggaggaggctcttgagagtcctctggactgcaaggggaacaaacctatccgttctaaaggaaatcaaccctgagtgctccctggaagggcagatcctgaagctgaggctccaatactttggtaatctcatgagaagagaagactccctggaaaagaccctgatgttggggaaatgggaaggcaagaggagaaggggacgacagatgatgagatagctggacagggtcatcgaagcgaccaacatgaatttgacccaactctgggaggcagtggaatacaggggggcctggcatgctctggtccatggggtcacgatgtgtcggacacgacttgatgactaaacaacaagaagcaagttcccagaactctcaacacaTTATGAGTTCAAGATGATAACGTCAGGCCAATGAGCGATCTTTCACCAAGATGACATTTGGTAACCAAGATAAAATGCAAATTGGgttcattttagaaaaaaaaagggactCGGCCGCCTTGACTGATAAAAAACTTTGTTGCTTGACAGGGTCACATGTGGTTCTCTCTGAACCCCTGGTGAGCCTGTGCTCGGAATGATGACCCTCACGCCCTTCTTAATAAAGATGTGGGTATtaatatttgtaaatgaatactgtacaaatatccccatgGCAGCTGCACCTCATGCAGGGCTGGCCCCCAGAACCCATCCACTCGTGCCTCCTGGTGCCACTAGTGCCAGCCAGGGATGTAGCGTCGCTTTCGCCcagctcggctggccactccacAGCCGTCCGGGGAGACTCGTCCCCCCGCCCCCCTGCCCATATTGATTTACAAATAAAGTACGAATATCTGCCTCTCTAATCCTTAACAAATCTTCTGAAGGGTGAATTGGTCCCGTAGATACGTGGCCTTTTCCCCAACCAGAGGAAGACTTTTCTGGGGTCCCTAAACTGGGATGTGTCTGTATTAATAGATTCAGGACGTCCCTAAAATGCCATAAACAGGAAAGCTTTCAAAACTTTTATGATGTTTCATCAGGCTGGGAAGAGAAGCATTTAGATACATATCATTTTCCTCTCATGGGCTGTAGACTTGTTAGTGAAACACACAGAAAGACACGGAATCCCTCCATTAAAGAAGAAAATCTATTTTTTGACAACTGGGAGGGACAAGATGGGCTGATGCAGCTGTCTCTGGTGAGCTGTTTTGATTTTTCTCCTACCCAGAGGCACCCAGAAACATGGCAACCCCCACAAGAGAAAACCTGGAAATCACATttagtggatggatggatggatggatggatggatggatggatggatggatggatggatggatggatggatggatggatggatggatggatggatggatggatggtggtTCCATGTCTCTGTAGACGGTGGCATGCCAGTAACTCCATAAATCCTCTGTGGGTCTTTACTGCAGCATAAAATTCTCATCTAACTGAGAACAGAAGCTCCCAGAAACATGGTAACCCCTAAAACAGAAAATCTGCAGATTTGTAGATGGATGGATGCTAATTCTAGGTCACACCTTTGTTTCCGCTATGGGATGTTTTCAAAGTGCCTGTGTTGTTCAAGATGTTCCTTATCTCCACCCACCAAGTTTTCTTGCCCTAGCAGGATTTGAATGCAGGTCTCTTAATCCTGGTTGGAGAGCCGATCCACTAAACCATCCTGACTAGAAACAGAGGTAGGTGGACTCTTTCATTGATTGCTAACAAAGTGGAATGGGCTTAAGAGATGAATGTTGTGGTTTTTAAGGTGCCAGGCcctaaaactgtttttaaacctTTTTGTACAATTGCTGACTTATCTTGCATCCCACTGCTAAACCCAATATATAACCATTTATGAccttaaaatcatttaaatatgACCAATTAAACTGAAAACATTTTACTATTTTTCTGAAATTAgtgcccagtttttaaaaaaatccatgcttcTACCTCcgcattaaaataatgaaaatttttcttcttcttcacttccaATCAAGAAGGGCTAGTATGGAAGGAATTACATGAGCATCTTGAGAAGAAAATGGTCAAATCTGGGTAAGTTTTTGTCAACAGCAGAAGAAGATCACATGCCTCTTAGGGCCATCAAACTCAGAGACTCTTCTGTTGTCCACCAGTAGCTCGGAAAACCCAGTTGGGCATAAGAAGAGGCGACAGGAACCAATCTGAAAAAAAGCTAACGTATCTGGAGAAAATTCTGGCTCAAATTCATTCAGATTTTGCATCCAGTCCACTGAGAATGTTCCTTATTTTGCAAAGTTGTTGAATCACCCAGGTGACATGGCCGTACTCTACAGTtgatcacaattttttttcagccacttCCCCCTTTCCTCACTTTCACAATTTCTAGGCCATCACTAGTTCCAGTCATGTAGTTTTAAGCCGGAATCATAGTTTGTTGAATAACACATAGCCATTTTAATAAACAATTTTTCCTCCATTTGAAATCATCTTATCTACATCAGGAGAGCTGCTTCGTATCTATTCGGCCACTCAGTCTAAACCAGGTGCATGTcagatggagttttttttttaataaaggagtTTAAACCCCTTGGCTGCCTTAGTCATGTATGAAGCAGCATCGATGACATAGAGGAAGACGTTTCCCCTTTtttacaccagccagccagaggaGTTTCACAGAATTATCAAAGACCATAACAACAGTGGAATTGTTTAGTTTTGTAGAGTTTTACATGTTAGAATAAACACTTCGCCAGGCTCATCACACTTCAGAGTGCTAATAAAAACATTAGTTCCATATCGTCTGTTTACATTGCTTGCATCTATTGAAACCACACAGGTTTATTTTACAGCCTTCTGAGGATCGATCCATCTCACCCATTTGCTGGCTCGTCAGGAGGGTTGCCAACAACGAAACGGTGACCAAAATATAATGCTTACTACAAAATTAGGCATAAATATAACATAACTAACATGTTAAAAAAgtagcatgccaataaaggtttctgtactgtactgttaaaAAAGTCAGAAGATGACTTtccaggcaaaataaaaacaatatactcCTGACCAGATTACTCATCATAAATGTGTTTAAACTTACTTGTAAgttcaaatataggttgcaggGAGGAAAAATGACATGTCACAGAAATCTTTTGTTGAATCAAAAGGTCTCCGTTGACACGAGCCTCTGAATTTCACCCAACTGCATTGAATTATAATGTTTGGGTTCTCATTTGtatgagatgaaaaaaaaattgtgagatGTTTCGAATGCCatgtttgggagaaaggtgaaagGATAAACCAATTGATCGACAGATTAGTGAATTGATTTGTTTGATTGATTAGCTGCTTTAGGTGGCGAGGGCCAGAGAAAGCTAGAAAGCTTTCCAGGAAGGTTAAGCCGTGGGAGTTAAGCTGTGAGGAACAAACAACGTCAGGAACGTGGCTAGATCTCAGCGAGGTCCAGCCTCCGACCCACAAGTGATGTGGCTCAAGCTTCGATGGGGTTTATTTGCGTTCACTCAAGATAATCGCAGGCAAAGCAGCGATCTTTCCCCGAGATGACATTTGGTATCAAGAAATGATGCAAATtggttttgttttagaaaaagagCAGGCGGCTCGGCCGCCTTGTCTGATAAAAAGCTTTATCGGGTGGGACGATTCATGTGCCGTGTTCTCTCTGAACCCCTGGATGAGCCGGTGCTGGGAATCAGGACCTTCTCCCCCTCCTTAGCGAATCTTCTGAAGATTCATTAAGACACAGAAGCCCTTCTGGATCTTAGAAGAGACAGTTAGAAACATGGCAACATccgcaaaaggaaaaaaaactaaaaacagcatTTCTTAGTAGACTGGGTGGATGGATGGTGGTTCTATGCCTCTGTGAAAGGTGGTGTGCCTGTTAACTCCATAAATCTTTCGTGCCTATGTATTATAGCATGCAATTCCCATCCAACTGGGaataagagcctcgtggcccagtggttaaaatgctgtactgcagctaaaactgtgctcacgacctggggttcaaatcccaggtagccggctcaaggttgactcagccttccatccttccgaggtcagtaaaatgagtacccagcttcctgggggggggggcaatgtgtagcctgtataatgaaattgtaaaccgcccggagagtgcttgaacTGCTACgggacggtatataagtccaaaaataaataaataaaaataaataaataaactgggagCAGAGGCACCCAGAAACATGGCAACTCCCCACTGAATAATCCTGCGTCCCCATTTAGTCCCGATCAAGGGAGACTCCCCCAATCAACTCTGAGGATACGTAGATCAAAATGCATGTCAATCCCATTGACTCAACGGCTCTCCTCTCGTGGACCTGAGCCACTGAATATAACCCCGTGGTGCTGATTTATAACTTTTGTGTTCATTTTATGCCTCTTGGTGTGAGGCTTCAAATGCCcgctttgggagaaaggtggaaggagaaACTATGGTAATGGATTGGTTGACTTAATTAATCAACCTGATTGCCCAAGTGGGTCAAGGCCAGAAAAAGATCTAACGCTTTCAGGGAAAGTGGCCGGATGGAGGGAGTTAAGCAACAAGAAACAGTTGACCTCAGGAATGTGGCTAGATCTCAGTGAGGTCTAGGGCTGGACCCACAAGTGATGCGGTTTAAGCTTTCGGGGAAGGTTCTGAGTTCAGGAAGATAACCTCAGGAAAATGAGCAATCTTTCCCCGAGATGACCTTTGGTACCAAGAAATGATGCAAACGggattcattggaaaaaaaaaagagggagggactcGGCCGTCTTTGCCCTATAAAAGGGACCTCCTGGTCTCCCCGATCAGACGCTTCCCTTGGAGGTCCGGAGGAAGAACCTTTAAGCAATTAAGGACCCCCGTTCTTCATGGTAAGGTCTATCATCTGGTTATTTTCTCCAGGTGAGGTAGAAAGAGACCTCATCGTTTCAGGTGAAATGTTGGGTGGGTagtcataatgatgatgattatgatgatgatgatgtgccctcaagtcaattctgacaagTTAGGGGACAAGATTGCTTAAACTTTAAAGGAACGGGTGCTGGCAGATGCACCCTCAAGCTGAAATTCAAACGATCATGGATTTGCAGGAGGGCgttggggggggaaatcaggCCTCTCTGGCTATCGGGGTTGGGAAGATGAGTCATCGGGGGCTCCAGGTAAAGGATTCTGCCCCGAATCCTGATGGGCTCCTGCTGCTTTCTGCAGGTGAAGATGATGCCCTTCCTGGGGCCGTCTGTGCTGATGGCACTCCTGACAGTGTCGGCAGCCCTGGATCCAGCACTGGACACGGCCTGGGAGGACTGGAAGAGTCTCCACGGAAAAGCATACCTGGAGGTGAGCTCCCCACCCTCGCCCCACCGTAAGGCCTGGGAAGTCCAGAGGTCGGACTACActgcccatcatccccagacaaaACATGAGGCctgcttttccctttcctcctttacAAAGGAGACCTCCATACTGTGGAGAAACTGTAGAGCAACAGATACTCTCTAACTACAATACGTATCATCCCTGCCAGCTGCACCATGTCACCTGGGAGTGATGGGCACTGGAGTTCAACGTCATCCACAGAATACCTGAGCTTCCCTGAGCCCTGTTTTattgggaaagaaatggatttatAGGTATATAAGAAGGTCTGCCTTAGAATCACAGAAGGGTAGAAAGGGATCCCCGAGGGTCATCTATACAGACCCCCCTCACCAATGCTGGGCGTCCACAGCTAAGGCTTCCCTCTCAGCTGGTTTATTGGGGTTGctctgtgccttcaagttgctTCCGAgttatttttgttcctttaaaatccATCCTCGTGTTTGAGCTTAATCCGGTTTCTTCCTGGCAGGGGGAAGAGTTTTCCCGCAGAGCCATCTGGGAGGAGAACCTGAGGATGATTGAGCAGCATAACTGGGAGGCCTCCCAGGGGAAACACACCTACCGGCTGGGCATGAACCACTTTGGCGACCTGGTGAGCACCCCCGATCTTGCACAAAGACCCCCTTTTCCTGCTCAGGAAATTATGGTTCACGTCCATGTTGATGCTTCCGACTCCACTCGCTTGATGGTTATTCTAGTTAGTTTAGAGCCAAACTATCCGTGGCTTTTGTTTTTATCTAAGCCACAGAGGTCAGACGTCGGGGACCGCTTTGCAGGGGTGTAAGCAGAGTTTGCATGGCTGCTATTTAGTTGACGAGAAGAATTTTGGCCCAACTTCTTAAGAACCGAAAAAGATGATAGAGGGCCGTACATATAATAAATAACACAGAGCAGCCTCTGTCTGCAGCTTGGAGTCTAAAATTTCACAACTCAGAACCTTCTTCAGGAAACtttggggtaaaaacattttaaacagagaaACAAAGCAGTAGGACAACACCCAACTTTTCTCTACTGAGTGAAGCCTTGTCGTAGAGAGGGCCCCTCGAGGTCATTTAGCCCACCCCTTGCGCTATGTGGAAATCTTGTAATGCCAGCAGAGCCAGAAGAGACCGCTTCTGCTTCCATTTTTCCAGCAAAGAAGGATTGTGAGCATTCCCCACCTCCTTGGGTAGACTGCCCTCCCTCTGAGGATGATGGTTTCTGTAATGCTGGAACCAAACCCACCTGTCCCCTCCCCCTCGGGCTCTTTGGGTATTTCCCCTGCCCTCTGTAGCCCCCCAAAAGCCAGGCTTGGCCGTCTCCTCCTCCCGGGTTCTCCGGAGGGGCGGAAGCCGGCGCTCGCCAGGGCGAGCAGAAACAGGGAGACTGGCGACCCACCTCTGCTTCTTTCCCCTTTCCAGACAAACGAGGAGTTCAACCAGAGGATGAGCTGCCTCCTGCCCAACCAGGTCAGACCAGCTGAAGGGAACGTGAGTTGGTTCCACACATCGGCCAACGAACAGGTCCCCAAAAGTGTGGACTGGCGGAAGGAAGGTTACGTCACGCGGGTGAAGGACCAGGTGAGTCCGGGAGATATTCCCATTAAAGCTAAAGAGATAAACTCTGCAAAGGGTCTTTGTGAGATGCTCTCTAGTGCTTCACCACTTGAAGGATGAACGACCTATGGAGTATCGACCTTCAAAACACCCTGTTCTTCTTTgtcctgctcaggttttgcaaaatgaaagcctgtggcttcctttaagagaGTCGGTCCATCGCACCATAAATtacaagattaaaaaacaaacagtaagAAATTAGAACCCATTAACTAATCATACAATAAgaatgtttaaaaatccatccatccatccattattaaaacaaattattACCCTATGATAAATTAATGGATTTTATTTTCTTACTCTTTgcgttaattaattaataaaagagcaaaatatcAGGATTTCAAAAATATTATTGGGAGAAAAAAAGATAGAGTCATGGTTATGACGTCTTATGCAACTGCTAATACAACAATCATTAAAATCCAGtaattaatttataataataattgtaaatcatttaaaaacatttaaatcataCTTAGAAAAAGCAACCACACCCAGATAAACCAGCCTCCAGGGGCTCAGCCCCCTTCAGCCCCCGATGgattaataatttaataatcaTTAAAAACTCTATCTATTAATTATACTACAATTATGGAAACTCCATTGgttaaactataataataaaaattccttTAATTCATGATATCATAAGAATTAAAACTCCATTAAGTGTACAATAGGAATTGAAACTTCATTCAGATTACAAGTATTAAAATTCTATTAATTACACAATAATAATTAAAGCTATGAATTTATTCTATCCTAATTATTCAAAACACGGAAGAACTTTAGAAACAGcttgaggaaaaaaattaagccaGCGTTTCGGGACTCAGATCAGAGTCTGGACCTTGGGAGCCGCTCGGCTTCTCAAGGGATCCTTCCTGGTTGTCTGGATTTGGACCCTTCAGAGCGAATTTTGGATCCTTTCTGGCTGAGCCGGATCTCAGCTTGTTCACGAGAGGTTCCTGGTTTCTAattttttcctcctcatttttatttccttccacAGGGTCAATGTGGGTCCTCCTGGGCCTTCAGCGCCACGGGGGCTCTGGAACACTTGCATTTCAAGGAAACCCGCCAACGGGTCTCCTTGAGCGAGCAGAACCTCGTGGATTGCTCGTGGAATCAGGGCAACCGCGGGTGCCAAAGTGGATCGCCCATATTGGCTTTCGAATACGTCCGCCAGAACGGGGGCCTCAATTTGGAGAAGGACTACCCCTATGAAGGGAGGGTAAGAGCCCTGAGCAGCTCTATGAATCTTTATGGCACGGGTGGATCAGAGCACATCCACCAGGATGGGGTCCCTGCGCACCAAGAGTGACgcccctgcgaggtaggccaggccagcccagcccagcccccttCCTGGACCTTTCTGGGCACGTCTGGAAGACGCCTTCATGATGGCAAAGGTCTCTCGCGTCCCTCTTTGACCACCTTGGTTTCCTTCAGAGATGCTGGGttgcatctcccatcatccttctttttggctgatgggagttgttgtccatgGTAGAGGTGGGGGACCGCTGTCCTAGGCAAGGGGCAGGCAGGGAGACCGATCCTTCCTGCTCCTTCTAAGCGTGGAGGATGGGATAACGTGTCATTCGTCCCAGAGAATCCACAGATAGCCTCTCGTTAAAACAGGGGGTTCCTTACGAGTTAAAGGAGGGCTGATTGTCATGGCGAAAAAAAGGAAAGCGTGGCTCACCCCCTGGGCCTTGACAGTGAGCCAGCTTTCTTCTGCGGCAGGACGTCGGGAGGGGAGCCCAAGCGTTGCGTCCCAGCGTGTGCTCGGGCACGAGGTTCTGCCGGAGTCGCGTCTCTAGAACATCAGCAGGATTTCAGTTTCTAAAGACCGGCTCTCTCGGGCCACCCCGGGGATCCCTTTAGATGAGAGATCTGAATGTGATGATTCCGTATCCCTGGGCAAGAAATTCAAATCTGAGTCTATTTCAGGATGACCAAAGGTGTCGTTCCAAGCGCGAGAACGCCGTGGGCCAATGTGCATCGTTGAAGTACGTGAAGTTGGGGGACGAGAAGGCGCTGGAGAAAGCCGTGGCCACCGTTGGCCCCATGGCTGTGGCCATCGACGCCAGGTCTTCGGGGTTCCAGTTCTATAAATCAGGTGAGGTTCGCTTCAACGGAGGGCCGGGTCATCTCAGGGAGAACTCCAGGGCACCCCGAGAAGAATGGGATGGGGAACCGCTTCTCgacctggaaaacccttaaaaaaaagggttaccgtaagtcagaattaactttacAGTTCATGGCTGATATTAATAACAAGAACTCAACAGAGCCATACACTTGCTCCAGCGGTTTATAAATGGTAATGGCCAATGGCTGTTACTTCCAAAGTCGCAGCTTGAATTCCCAGCCTCGGGCCTGTTGTGCGTATGACCGGGAATGAGAGCAGCCCTTAATTCATCAATAGCAGTTTGTTGTTAGGGCTGATTCTGTTACACTGGAGTGTGACTCTTTAGTAAAAAATTGTCGTTATGTCATACCATCATCCTCTCCATCTTCCACCCAGGAATCTTGTCATGCCCTTGGGGGGGTGACAAGCTGACCCAAGCCGTGCTGGCGGTCGGCTACGACAAGGCAGGCTACAATGGGAAAGATTACTGGATTCTGAAAAACAGGTGAGACGGTGCCCAAGCCAGTCAAGCGGATGGGGGCCCCCGGATACGAAAGTGTCGCGGAGGGGACCTGGGGACAAGCCAGGGCTGGCCAGAAaagctgggagttttagtcacaAGGATTTCGaccatgggtggtggtggtggtggttattattatttgcataacACCCAGTGCCAGTTAGAGGGTCAGACCAGGATTCGGGAGACCCGGAGTCTGGTGCTCACCACCAAATTCGCCAAGTGACACAGTGGGTTTCTCCGTCTCCCTGGTGAACCGGTGCCAGGAATCGTAATCCTCTAACCATCCTTGGCTAATGTTCTTGTGTGCTATTTTATGcagtttattctatttatacacTGCCTTTTCTCCCTGAAGAGCCAGGGAGCATCCGTGGGGCTTGTCCTCCCTGCTGTAGGTTGCAGAGTTTAAATTTAGGTGAAATTCCTCTAGCAGCACAGCAGATGTCCAGAGGATCCCAgggcagaatagcttcaggttctcCCCTGATTAGCCCACCCCTTGTCTTCCCAtgagctggcacttacagtctccgTCACTCCCTCTGAGACGTGAGGTGAACAAAAAGCTTTGCTGGCTTCCAGTTCTGATCCAGCAGCAAAACTAACAGAATGTGGCTGCTTTCAgccacaagcccccccccccccgaaactcaCTGCTTCAGAGAGGGGGACTacagagagggggaaagctcaaaaggagagaggcggggctccctttgaatgagaggacagagagaatgattggttgctgctggagagattgacaggcagcccagccaaacctgctaaaggcagcatgcgaggttgcaatgaCTCCAACCTTTTTCCTTCTCCACCACCCTTTAAGGCAGACCAGgctgagaaagaaggagaggaccAAAGTTCACCAGGGAACTCCACAGCCCATTCCAACCACTACTCCCTCCTGCCTAGGGAGGGTCATGAATGatgatattttcttctttttctctgtttcttcttcccGTCTCCCCACAGCTGGTCTGAATACTGGGGCGACAAGGGCTACCTGTATCTGGAGAAAGGATCCAACCACTGCGGTGTAGCCAACGACGCAAGCTACCCTGTCTTGTAACCCCCCCCCTTGGAGGGTGTGGGGTGGCCGGATCTCTCCTTCCAGAACATTCTGTTGCCCGGCTTCAGACCATCCCACCCACTCTTTGGAAATGTGCCCATAAATACCAAGTTGCTTCTGGCTGAACAATAAACTGATCTGATTTCAAAGTTTTCGTCACTGATTATCTCATGCTCTGTCTGTCCTTTTTAACCCGTTTTCCTTTCCTTCGACTCATCGCAGAAGTGCAAAACAGGGTATTCCTGGAGGCACCtggattaaattaaataaatgaatgtattgtctaaaaatataaatgaatgttCTCAGCTTAACACCAGGAAGGGACCTGGAGAAACCCTTAGGGTgactccatccatccatgcaaATTTATTTAGATCTTAGTTGAATGATTGGGGGGTGGGAATTGGCCTGATTTTCTTTCCAGCCTGTTGAAATGTCCTATAAGATTCACAGCAATTTAAGGGCCTAATAAAGTTATTAACACAGACACAAACACTGGGGGTTTTTTTCTGCCGTGTctgcaaacagtattcagacccaccacaaaaatacaacaaatattacggtcagcaaaggacagaagggaccccctcatcactgcaggagtataccggataccttgcagctgtggacaggtatatattggaaccacaaaatgcagcattcacaccagaatcaaagaacatgagagacactgcagactaaaaaaaacacagaaaaatcagcagtagctgtacatgccctaaaacaagctggacatgaaattctttttcaaaatgctgaagtactggacaacactagcaatcatgTTAGACTGCACATGGAAGCCATTTAAATCCATAAACACAGCAGAGCttcaagaaaaaagaggaaagtctaaaacttaatacGACCTGGctgccagcactggaaaatacagcatgcaaaaaggtcaacgaactctacccagccacaaggaccagggatcattgcacacaaaaaaacagctaaagacacccatcaaccagtgacagataatctctcctcccttatcacaacaatacatccacaacaacaacaagaagaagaacaccACGtggatcaccatcatcaccctatcccctgaaaaggacaaaagctgttcccacagctataaatactcaaccac includes the following:
- the LOC140701782 gene encoding procathepsin L-like, with the protein product HFYFLPQGQCGSSWAFSATGALEHLHFKETRQRVSLSEQNLVDCSWNQGNRGCQSGSPILAFEYVRQNGGLNLEKDYPYEGRDDQRCRSKRENAVGQCASLKYVKLGDEKALEKAVATVGPMAVAIDARSSGFQFYKSGILSCPWGGDKLTQAVLAVGYDKAGYNGKDYWILKNSWSEYWGDKGYLYLEKGSNHCGVANDASYPVL
- the LOC140701693 gene encoding procathepsin L-like, with the translated sequence MVKMMPFLGPSVLMALLTVSAALDPALDTAWEDWKSLHGKAYLEGEEFSRRAIWEENLRMIEQHNWEASQGKHTYRLGMNHFGDLTNEEFNQRMSCLLPNQVRPAEGNVSWFHTSANEQVPKSVDWRKEGYVTRVKDQVSPGDIPIKAKEINSAKGLCEMLSSASPLEG